The following are from one region of the Halodesulfurarchaeum sp. HSR-GB genome:
- a CDS encoding extracellular solute-binding protein produces MSDADHTDTTAQTGSRDRAWSRRRLLGTAGAALTMSVGLAGCLGSGGSDPFETDEPQGEPIDGEGVTWDDLGDLEGELTVYSGRTRDQIDPLFAKLEEFYPDFSIARDYDSNEAQLNSLVEEGESTPADLFYTQSSGALAALKSEGLARTLPTDVQDAVPENKRDPDGEWTGASGRVRAVQFNSDTWSRSELPTDIFAYATDERFAGEVSTRPNSGTFRSFIVAMLELEGEERTREWVRRLLEDQDVTLYSSGTQQAEAVANGEVSVGLGNQYYAARIIGNQPDAPLDVTFTQNDPGSLFNVSGVAVLSGAEKPNLAAEFVRHVLAVEGQQFFVDTNGEYPVVDGVAYDGPLPSLEALEPPSFDLNELGDLEPAIDLLREEGMTV; encoded by the coding sequence ATGAGCGACGCAGATCACACGGACACGACAGCACAAACGGGGAGCCGGGATCGGGCCTGGAGTCGGCGGCGGCTGCTCGGGACCGCCGGGGCCGCCCTCACGATGAGCGTCGGGCTGGCCGGCTGTCTCGGTTCGGGCGGTTCGGACCCCTTCGAAACCGACGAGCCCCAGGGCGAACCGATCGACGGGGAGGGGGTGACCTGGGACGATCTGGGCGACCTGGAGGGCGAGTTGACCGTCTACTCCGGGCGGACCCGCGATCAGATCGACCCGCTGTTCGCGAAGCTAGAGGAGTTCTACCCGGATTTCTCGATCGCCCGGGACTACGACAGCAACGAGGCCCAGCTCAACAGCCTCGTGGAGGAGGGCGAGTCCACGCCGGCCGACCTGTTCTACACCCAGTCCTCCGGTGCGCTCGCGGCGCTGAAATCCGAGGGGCTGGCCCGAACACTCCCGACTGACGTCCAGGATGCCGTCCCGGAGAACAAACGTGATCCCGACGGCGAGTGGACGGGGGCCTCCGGGCGCGTGCGAGCGGTCCAGTTCAACAGCGACACCTGGAGTCGGTCCGAATTGCCGACCGACATCTTCGCCTACGCCACGGACGAGCGCTTTGCTGGCGAGGTCTCCACCCGCCCGAACTCCGGCACCTTCCGCTCGTTCATCGTCGCCATGCTCGAACTGGAAGGCGAGGAGCGAACCCGGGAGTGGGTTCGGCGCCTCCTCGAAGACCAGGACGTCACCCTCTATTCGAGCGGAACTCAGCAGGCCGAAGCCGTCGCGAACGGCGAGGTCTCCGTGGGGCTTGGTAACCAGTACTACGCTGCCCGAATCATCGGGAACCAGCCCGACGCGCCACTCGACGTGACCTTCACCCAGAACGACCCGGGGAGCCTGTTCAACGTCTCCGGGGTCGCAGTCCTCTCGGGGGCCGAGAAGCCGAACCTCGCGGCCGAGTTCGTCCGCCACGTCCTCGCCGTGGAGGGCCAGCAGTTCTTCGTCGACACGAACGGCGAGTACCCGGTCGTCGACGGGGTCGCCTACGACGGCCCGCTCCCGAGCCTCGAGGCCCTCGAACCGCCCAGCTTCGACCTCAACGAACTGGGCGACCTCGAACCGGCCATCGACCTCCTGCGCGAGGAAGGGATGACCGTCTAA
- a CDS encoding iron ABC transporter permease, with the protein MQRLPDRLTETRQWFGERRETLSPFYLAALLLGGLVAVLVVAPLFWLVLRAGTVEPTRAIELVTSRRTVMIGARSIALVLGTTVASVLLGVPLAVLTTRTDLPAQRLFSVVIALPLVIPSYIGAFAFVSAFGRHGEVGSLLGLNLPQIDGFAGAVLVITLYTYPYVFLGTRAALRSMDASLVEAARSLDAGPIQAFRRVTLPQIRPAISAGALLVALYALSDFGTPAFMGVSVFTSAIYMESEAFNVGYAALLSLQLLTLAGVILLIESRTGRASGQTARRRGSPIELGWLRYPAMGLVGLLGAVTILLPVGLFLSWMVRGTGGAVPSLAFQPQHALNSIGFSLAAALVASVMALPVAYLGVSGRSRLGRLLERGTYVGFAVPGVVIGLALVFLGSSTAPWLYRTAPLLVFAYVVRFLPQAVGTTRSALEGFDDQVAEAARTLNAGPWRTFREVVLPEIAPGVLAGAALVFLTTMKELPATLMLQPIGRDTLATMIWAAHGSLYYRYAAVPALVLIVVSGVSMLVLLAQDESGI; encoded by the coding sequence ATGCAGCGGCTCCCCGATCGACTGACCGAGACGCGGCAGTGGTTCGGCGAGCGTCGCGAAACGCTATCGCCGTTCTACCTGGCAGCCCTCCTGCTCGGGGGCCTCGTCGCCGTCCTCGTGGTCGCCCCGTTGTTCTGGCTCGTCCTCCGGGCCGGCACGGTCGAGCCGACACGGGCGATCGAGCTGGTCACGTCACGTCGCACCGTCATGATCGGGGCTCGAAGTATCGCGCTCGTGTTGGGGACGACGGTCGCGTCTGTTCTGCTCGGGGTGCCACTGGCGGTACTCACGACCCGAACCGACCTCCCCGCCCAGCGTCTGTTCTCCGTCGTCATCGCCCTGCCGCTGGTGATTCCCAGTTACATCGGGGCCTTCGCCTTCGTCTCGGCGTTCGGTCGCCACGGTGAGGTCGGCTCCCTGCTGGGCCTGAATTTGCCCCAAATCGACGGGTTCGCGGGTGCGGTGCTGGTCATCACGCTGTACACCTATCCCTACGTGTTCCTCGGGACGCGGGCCGCGCTTCGATCGATGGACGCCTCGCTGGTCGAGGCTGCACGGAGCCTGGACGCCGGCCCCATCCAGGCCTTTCGGCGCGTGACCCTCCCCCAGATCCGGCCCGCGATTTCCGCCGGCGCGTTGCTCGTGGCACTCTATGCGCTCTCCGATTTCGGCACGCCGGCGTTCATGGGCGTCTCCGTGTTCACGAGTGCCATCTACATGGAGAGCGAGGCGTTCAACGTGGGCTATGCGGCGTTGCTCTCCCTGCAGTTGTTGACGCTGGCGGGCGTGATTCTCCTCATCGAATCCCGAACCGGCCGCGCCAGCGGCCAGACCGCCCGGAGACGAGGGAGTCCGATCGAACTCGGGTGGCTGCGGTACCCGGCAATGGGGCTCGTGGGACTGCTGGGCGCGGTGACGATCCTCCTCCCCGTCGGGCTCTTCCTCTCCTGGATGGTGCGCGGGACCGGCGGGGCGGTCCCCTCACTCGCCTTCCAGCCCCAGCACGCCCTGAACTCGATCGGGTTCTCGCTCGCGGCCGCCCTGGTCGCCAGCGTGATGGCCCTCCCCGTGGCGTACCTCGGGGTCAGCGGCCGGAGCCGGCTGGGCCGGCTGCTCGAACGCGGGACCTACGTCGGCTTTGCCGTTCCCGGTGTCGTCATCGGTCTGGCACTCGTCTTTCTGGGCTCGTCGACGGCTCCGTGGCTCTACCGGACGGCTCCGCTTTTGGTGTTCGCCTACGTCGTGCGATTTCTCCCCCAGGCGGTCGGGACGACCCGATCGGCCCTGGAAGGGTTCGACGACCAGGTCGCCGAAGCGGCTCGCACCCTGAACGCCGGCCCCTGGCGGACGTTCAGGGAGGTGGTCCTCCCGGAGATCGCACCGGGGGTGCTCGCGGGTGCGGCCCTGGTATTTCTCACGACGATGAAGGAGCTCCCGGCGACGCTCATGCTCCAGCCGATCGGGCGTGACACCCTGGCGACCATGATCTGGGCCGCCCACGGGAGTCTTTACTACCGGTATGCTGCGGTCCCCGCGCTGGTGCTCATCGTCGTCTCGGGGGTCTCGATGCTCGTCCTGCTTGCCCAGGACGAAAGCGGGATCTGA
- a CDS encoding DNA-binding protein, with product MSQNPDDDRLEELREQKLQELQENQGGGDGGREEAMEAQREQADAQRKAVLRQHLTDGARKRLNTVKMSRESFGEQVEQQIVALAQSGRLREKIDEEKMKELLREMKPDSKSFNISRR from the coding sequence ATGAGCCAGAATCCCGATGACGACCGACTGGAGGAGCTTCGCGAACAGAAACTCCAGGAGCTACAGGAAAACCAGGGCGGCGGCGACGGTGGCCGCGAGGAGGCCATGGAGGCCCAGCGCGAGCAGGCCGATGCCCAGCGGAAGGCGGTGCTCCGTCAGCATCTCACCGACGGGGCTCGCAAGCGACTCAACACGGTCAAGATGAGCCGCGAGAGCTTCGGCGAGCAGGTCGAACAGCAGATCGTCGCGCTGGCCCAGTCCGGCCGACTGCGCGAGAAGATCGACGAAGAGAAGATGAAAGAGTTGCTCCGCGAGATGAAACCCGACTCGAAGAGCTTCAACATCTCGCGGCGGTAG
- a CDS encoding TRAM domain-containing protein has product MAMCPLADDCPHFSEQIDGMGCQHFGDRGGMEWCKHYSQPIEDLKTAPVVPGEEVIVEVTDMHESGAGVGHHQETGFVIMVDGVLPEAWVEATVDTVKSNYARASLEQKLDGPPDDEADTAEEAEDTAETGDESEEKTESEERKKRAKDDPRLGSRENFWGS; this is encoded by the coding sequence ATGGCGATGTGCCCACTCGCGGACGACTGTCCCCACTTCTCTGAGCAGATCGACGGCATGGGATGTCAGCACTTCGGGGACCGGGGCGGGATGGAGTGGTGCAAACACTACTCCCAGCCCATCGAGGACCTGAAGACCGCGCCGGTGGTCCCCGGCGAGGAAGTAATCGTCGAGGTCACCGACATGCACGAGAGTGGGGCCGGCGTGGGCCACCACCAGGAGACCGGCTTTGTCATCATGGTCGACGGCGTGCTCCCCGAGGCCTGGGTCGAGGCCACGGTCGACACCGTGAAGTCCAACTACGCCCGTGCGAGCCTCGAACAGAAACTGGACGGCCCCCCGGACGACGAAGCAGACACGGCGGAAGAAGCGGAGGACACCGCGGAGACGGGCGATGAAAGCGAGGAAAAGACAGAATCCGAGGAGCGGAAAAAGCGAGCGAAAGACGACCCGCGACTGGGCAGTCGGGAGAACTTCTGGGGAAGCTAA
- a CDS encoding ABC transporter ATP-binding protein, with protein MATHTSSPAVEHSHAEHADTEAAARTVLELDSVTTAFEGEPAIEDVSLAVRDGELLSILGPSGCGKTTALRTIAGLEAPDSGQVAIGGERVADGTRSTPPEERDVGLVFQDFALFSHLSVAENVGFGIEDWPAAERAARIEELLDLVGLAGAEDRSPADLSGGQQQRVALARALAPEPALLLLDEPFSSLDRDLRERMREEVRDILDTAGVTTVFVTHDQTEALSISDRVAVLHDGRLEQVGHPEAVFSNPATRFVANFLGNPTFLAGQVEDGAVSTSIGSIPLGQLPGLSAADAGRAVDVILRPDDVNAVAATPDRAHGTVHRRSYEGSTIRYRVRLAAGTTVEVRHNHTAGLTQDDPVRIDLIADHEFAWFPAER; from the coding sequence ATGGCAACACACACCTCCTCGCCCGCCGTCGAACACAGCCACGCGGAACACGCGGATACGGAAGCGGCGGCCCGGACGGTCCTCGAACTAGATTCGGTGACGACGGCCTTCGAGGGTGAGCCCGCCATCGAGGACGTCTCGCTGGCCGTGCGCGACGGCGAGTTGCTCTCGATTTTGGGCCCCTCGGGGTGTGGGAAGACCACGGCACTCCGGACGATCGCCGGGCTCGAAGCCCCCGACTCCGGCCAGGTCGCCATCGGTGGGGAACGGGTCGCGGACGGGACCCGCTCGACGCCGCCGGAGGAGCGGGACGTGGGCCTGGTCTTCCAGGACTTCGCGCTGTTTTCGCACCTCTCGGTGGCCGAGAACGTCGGTTTCGGGATCGAGGACTGGCCGGCGGCCGAACGGGCGGCCCGGATCGAGGAGCTACTCGATCTCGTCGGCCTGGCCGGGGCCGAGGACCGCTCGCCGGCTGATCTCTCTGGTGGACAACAACAGCGAGTGGCGCTGGCTCGTGCACTCGCGCCCGAACCGGCGCTGTTGCTCCTGGACGAACCCTTCTCCAGCCTGGACCGGGACCTTCGCGAGCGCATGCGTGAGGAGGTGCGGGACATCCTCGACACCGCCGGCGTGACCACGGTCTTTGTCACACACGACCAGACCGAAGCCCTCTCCATCTCGGATCGGGTTGCCGTGCTCCACGACGGCCGCCTCGAACAGGTCGGCCACCCGGAGGCGGTGTTCTCGAACCCGGCGACACGATTCGTCGCGAACTTCCTCGGGAACCCGACCTTCCTGGCTGGCCAGGTCGAAGACGGGGCCGTCTCGACGTCGATCGGGTCGATTCCACTGGGACAACTCCCGGGACTATCGGCGGCTGATGCCGGCCGCGCGGTCGACGTGATTCTCCGGCCTGACGACGTGAACGCGGTCGCTGCGACACCGGACAGGGCCCACGGGACCGTCCACCGTCGCAGTTACGAGGGGTCGACGATCCGGTACCGCGTGCGGCTGGCTGCTGGAACCACCGTCGAAGTGCGACACAACCACACGGCAGGACTGACCCAGGACGATCCCGTCAGGATCGACCTGATCGCGGACCACGAGTTCGCCTGGTTCCCGGCCGAGCGTTGA
- the hisS gene encoding histidine--tRNA ligase, giving the protein MYDRLKGFRDFYPEEMAARRAMIDTLEATASQYGFREVGTPALERTQMYVDKSGEEIVEELYAFTDDGGREVAMTPELTPTVARMVVAKQQALTKPIKWYSTRPFWRYEEPQQGRFREFYQLNADIFGSTAPTADAEILAFAADAMTALGLTAEDFEFRLSHRDILGGLLESMAGDVDTRAAIRAVDKSEKIERAAYHDLLVDAGLSREQAVEFEDLLENGDLDELVAFAGTDRVEAAVENLRAVLAAAEDFGVREYITLSLETARGLDYYTGVVFECFDSTGDVSRAVFGGGRYDDLIESVGGQPTPAVGVAPGLAPLSLLLQRAGVWPEEALSTDYYVLQIGDTRSEAARIVRALRERGHVVETDVSERSFGAQLEYADSINAETVVIVGEQDLAEGMVTVKDMASGDQAQVPIEAFPGDHEAPRLADFQ; this is encoded by the coding sequence ATGTACGACCGGCTGAAGGGATTTCGTGATTTTTACCCCGAGGAGATGGCCGCCCGTCGGGCGATGATCGACACGCTGGAGGCCACCGCGTCCCAGTACGGGTTCCGGGAGGTCGGCACCCCGGCCCTGGAGCGGACCCAGATGTACGTCGACAAGAGCGGCGAGGAGATCGTCGAGGAACTGTACGCGTTTACCGACGACGGGGGCCGCGAGGTCGCCATGACCCCGGAACTGACTCCCACCGTGGCCCGCATGGTCGTGGCGAAACAGCAGGCACTCACGAAGCCAATCAAGTGGTACTCGACCCGCCCCTTCTGGCGCTACGAGGAACCCCAGCAGGGCCGATTCCGCGAGTTCTACCAGCTCAACGCCGACATCTTCGGCTCCACGGCCCCCACGGCCGACGCCGAGATTCTGGCCTTCGCGGCCGACGCCATGACCGCGCTGGGTCTGACCGCCGAGGACTTCGAGTTCCGGCTCTCCCACCGGGACATTCTGGGCGGCCTGCTCGAATCGATGGCCGGAGATGTCGATACTCGGGCTGCGATCAGAGCCGTCGACAAAAGCGAGAAGATCGAGCGGGCCGCATACCACGATCTGCTCGTCGACGCCGGCCTCTCCCGGGAGCAGGCCGTCGAGTTCGAGGATCTCCTCGAGAACGGCGACCTCGACGAACTCGTGGCGTTCGCCGGCACTGACCGCGTCGAGGCGGCTGTTGAGAACCTCAGAGCGGTCCTCGCGGCCGCGGAGGATTTCGGTGTCCGGGAGTACATCACCCTCTCGCTGGAGACGGCCCGCGGCCTGGACTACTACACGGGGGTCGTCTTCGAGTGCTTCGACTCGACCGGGGACGTTTCCCGGGCGGTCTTCGGGGGCGGGCGCTACGACGACCTGATCGAGAGCGTCGGTGGCCAGCCCACTCCCGCGGTGGGTGTCGCGCCCGGACTGGCACCGCTCTCGCTGCTCCTCCAGCGGGCCGGCGTCTGGCCCGAGGAGGCCCTCTCGACGGACTATTACGTCCTCCAGATCGGGGACACCCGGTCCGAGGCGGCCCGGATCGTCCGGGCGCTTCGCGAGCGCGGTCACGTCGTCGAGACCGACGTCTCGGAGCGCTCGTTTGGCGCGCAACTGGAGTACGCGGACTCGATCAACGCCGAGACGGTCGTCATCGTCGGCGAGCAGGACCTCGCCGAGGGGATGGTCACGGTCAAGGACATGGCCTCGGGCGATCAGGCCCAGGTCCCGATCGAAGCGTTCCCCGGCGACCACGAGGCCCCGCGCCTCGCGGACTTCCAGTAG
- the truA gene encoding tRNA pseudouridine(38-40) synthase TruA yields MRAYRVAYDGRAYHGFQRQPSLPTVEGALFDALADHGIEFEDAPPGYAAAGRTDAGVSALAQTIAFDAPAWLSPHAFTAYLPEDVHVWASTPVPEDFHATHHARWREYTYLLHAPSDDPERRAEIEARLAGEHDFHNLAAADAGTVRDLTVRSDRTGEYLRVRVRAGGFPRQLVRRLLGLYDRVLRGDRDLAFVDRVLAPEPLPGPEGFPPAPAYPLVLTEVNYDQSFDPEPEAVEAARTVFERRARADRTRAAVGRTLQQGIGGSTGDNP; encoded by the coding sequence ATGCGGGCCTACCGGGTCGCCTACGACGGCCGGGCCTACCACGGCTTTCAGCGCCAGCCGTCGCTTCCAACCGTCGAGGGCGCACTCTTCGACGCCCTCGCGGACCACGGCATCGAATTCGAGGACGCTCCGCCCGGATACGCGGCGGCCGGCCGGACCGACGCTGGTGTCTCGGCACTGGCCCAGACGATCGCCTTCGACGCGCCCGCGTGGCTCTCCCCGCACGCGTTCACCGCCTACTTGCCCGAGGACGTGCACGTCTGGGCCAGCACGCCGGTCCCGGAGGACTTTCACGCGACCCACCACGCCCGGTGGCGGGAGTACACCTACTTGTTACATGCCCCCAGCGACGATCCGGAGCGCCGGGCCGAAATCGAGGCCAGGCTCGCCGGCGAGCACGATTTCCACAACCTCGCGGCGGCGGATGCGGGCACGGTTCGGGACCTCACGGTTCGAAGTGATCGGACGGGCGAGTACCTCCGGGTCCGGGTCCGGGCGGGTGGGTTCCCGCGACAACTCGTCAGACGGCTGCTCGGGCTCTACGACCGGGTGCTCCGTGGCGACCGCGATCTCGCCTTCGTCGATCGCGTGCTCGCCCCCGAGCCATTGCCCGGGCCTGAGGGCTTCCCGCCTGCGCCAGCCTATCCGCTCGTCCTCACGGAGGTGAACTACGACCAGTCCTTCGATCCCGAACCGGAGGCGGTCGAGGCGGCCCGGACTGTGTTCGAGCGGCGCGCTCGTGCGGACCGAACCCGGGCCGCCGTCGGGCGAACCCTCCAGCAGGGGATCGGCGGGTCGACTGGCGACAACCCTTAA